The Acidianus manzaensis genome has a window encoding:
- a CDS encoding protein kinase domain-containing protein: MQFVFVTNDNKYIYDNGILKEYNGKIKVKDNIKGYLVSIENEKVKLTKIPVYDCNKIEFEGIFSEKMKFGYIFESNNSLCILEKNEVGEKLLQGFPYAIIYGKIIPKNNKHQLLKMMDDYEVIKYALKTYPNDEDIIRNSIVQLSNMNKCNEAISLYEKLDKKFPEESLAVAECYEKEGKELEALKIYSFFSDDRYKLLEEKLRKKADNLLEEYEQTGNVKLLNEAVNVLPTYDAPLIKLGWIHLKKNPNEAIKYFEEAIKRSRTYQNLLMLANAYAKAGKFMDAYKTIEEVEKIRRTAGSAYIKAYALENLNSHKDAEKEYLYACREGLVEACDKVRASMLYFPKEFYPELWLGYVIYGYEVKRVAGNGGMGYVLLVERLGKQYAMKIMKKEYNFGEMLYEVAKMQEISKNSKYMVRILASFMDENFIDYYSSPPAIVMEYMEGGDLRDILVKEEYSSLRHSSLWPEIVSIIFSKIAQGLISIHKEGYVHCDVKPSNILFTKQLPKYGEDTLNTLVNEQSIPKLSDLGSAVKIGVPVIHYTPYYAHPLQRFGQRASNEMDIYSFTVSLYVALTNNFPFPEWLERELEEAVTNPSKRDQALKDFYNTEPRMDYVPEEYRNIIYRGLRGEITMEELSRDLREIALTIYGIPQEALI, encoded by the coding sequence GTGCAGTTCGTCTTTGTTACTAACGATAACAAATATATTTATGATAACGGCATACTTAAAGAATATAATGGCAAAATTAAGGTTAAAGATAATATAAAAGGATATTTAGTCTCCATAGAGAACGAAAAAGTGAAATTAACTAAAATACCTGTATATGATTGTAATAAAATTGAATTTGAAGGTATATTTTCTGAAAAGATGAAGTTCGGTTACATTTTTGAATCCAATAACTCTTTGTGCATACTAGAGAAAAATGAAGTAGGAGAAAAACTACTGCAAGGCTTTCCATATGCAATAATTTACGGGAAAATTATACCTAAAAACAACAAGCATCAGTTATTGAAAATGATGGATGATTATGAAGTGATAAAATATGCTTTAAAGACCTATCCTAATGACGAAGATATAATACGTAATTCAATAGTCCAGCTTTCAAATATGAATAAATGTAATGAAGCAATATCATTATATGAAAAATTAGATAAGAAGTTTCCGGAGGAGTCATTAGCTGTAGCTGAATGTTATGAGAAAGAAGGAAAAGAATTAGAAGCACTGAAAATTTATTCGTTTTTCTCTGATGATAGATATAAACTTTTAGAAGAAAAATTAAGGAAAAAAGCAGACAATTTATTGGAAGAATACGAACAAACAGGAAATGTTAAACTATTGAACGAAGCTGTTAACGTACTTCCTACTTATGATGCACCATTAATAAAATTAGGATGGATTCACTTAAAGAAAAATCCAAATGAAGCTATTAAGTACTTTGAAGAAGCCATAAAAAGATCCAGAACTTATCAAAACTTACTAATGCTGGCTAATGCTTATGCTAAAGCTGGAAAATTTATGGATGCGTATAAAACTATTGAAGAAGTAGAAAAAATAAGACGAACTGCAGGGTCAGCATATATAAAAGCTTATGCATTAGAAAATTTGAATTCTCATAAAGATGCAGAAAAGGAATATTTATACGCATGTAGAGAAGGATTAGTAGAGGCTTGCGATAAAGTAAGAGCAAGTATGCTTTATTTTCCAAAGGAATTTTATCCAGAACTTTGGTTAGGCTATGTTATATATGGATATGAAGTAAAGAGAGTAGCAGGAAATGGTGGAATGGGCTATGTATTATTAGTAGAAAGATTAGGTAAGCAATACGCAATGAAAATTATGAAAAAAGAGTACAATTTTGGCGAAATGTTATATGAAGTTGCTAAAATGCAAGAAATATCCAAAAATTCTAAATATATGGTAAGAATTTTAGCAAGTTTTATGGATGAAAACTTTATAGATTATTATAGTTCTCCCCCAGCAATAGTAATGGAATATATGGAAGGGGGAGATTTAAGAGACATTTTAGTTAAAGAAGAATATTCTTCATTAAGGCATTCATCACTATGGCCAGAAATTGTTTCTATAATATTTTCCAAAATTGCTCAAGGTCTTATATCTATACATAAAGAAGGATATGTACATTGTGACGTAAAACCATCTAATATTTTATTTACAAAACAATTGCCCAAATATGGAGAAGACACATTAAACACTTTAGTTAATGAACAAAGTATTCCTAAGCTATCTGATCTTGGAAGTGCAGTAAAAATTGGGGTGCCAGTTATCCATTATACTCCCTATTATGCTCATCCATTACAGAGATTTGGACAGAGAGCTTCAAATGAAATGGACATATATTCTTTTACAGTATCGCTCTACGTAGCTTTGACTAATAATTTTCCATTTCCAGAATGGTTAGAAAGAGAATTGGAAGAAGCCGTAACTAATCCTAGTAAAAGAGATCAAGCGTTGAAGGACTTTTATAATACTGAACCTAGAATGGATTATGTTCCTGAAGAGTATAGAAATATAATATATAGAGGCTTAAGAGGAGAAATAACTATGGAAGAACTATCAAGAGATTTAAGAGAAATTGCATTAACTATCTACGGTATACCGCAGGAAGCCTTAATATAG
- a CDS encoding RidA family protein, translating into MKEVIFSNKAPAPIGPYSQAIKVGNLIFISGQIPLDASNNIKGDDIQTQTKQVMENIKSILEQANSKIDNIVMAFVFLRNMNDFTKFNEIYSTYFHEKPPARVTVEVSKLPKDVLIEIAVIAEV; encoded by the coding sequence ATGAAAGAAGTAATTTTCTCTAATAAAGCTCCAGCTCCAATAGGGCCTTATTCTCAAGCTATAAAAGTTGGAAATCTTATTTTTATATCTGGTCAAATTCCTCTGGATGCATCAAATAACATAAAGGGTGATGATATACAAACTCAAACAAAACAAGTTATGGAAAATATTAAATCTATTTTAGAGCAAGCAAATTCCAAAATTGATAATATAGTTATGGCATTTGTATTCTTAAGGAATATGAACGATTTTACTAAATTTAACGAAATTTACTCTACATATTTTCATGAAAAACCTCCAGCAAGAGTAACAGTAGAAGTTTCTAAATTACCTAAAGACGTACTAATAGAAATAGCTGTTATAGCTGAGGTTTAA
- a CDS encoding CBS domain-containing protein — MLVKDVMTPDVITIDKSASLYQALNVMILNNIRRLVIGNEGIITIRDIVYNWKDINSPVEKVMSTDLKFIDKNASLLEACRIMTASGIGSLIIGNGEKIEGIITERDLVRYCKVESNSYVGDVMNVDPLMTTEDTALNEIVDFMKQKNIRHAIVIRNSLPYGIISVRDIGKAILAKRDLNKTKVGGFMTYNVYKVTPDSTLETARYLMAEKNIGYLPVVDSRSTLGSISERELLAVLSI, encoded by the coding sequence ATGTTAGTAAAAGATGTTATGACACCTGATGTAATTACAATAGATAAAAGTGCTAGCCTATATCAAGCATTAAATGTAATGATATTAAATAATATCAGAAGACTAGTAATAGGCAATGAAGGGATAATAACAATAAGAGATATTGTATACAATTGGAAAGATATTAATTCACCAGTAGAAAAAGTAATGAGTACAGACTTAAAATTTATTGATAAAAATGCTAGTTTGCTAGAAGCATGTAGAATAATGACTGCATCTGGAATAGGATCTTTAATTATAGGCAACGGAGAAAAAATAGAAGGAATAATAACGGAAAGAGACCTGGTCAGATATTGTAAAGTAGAATCTAATTCTTATGTAGGCGATGTAATGAATGTAGATCCTTTAATGACTACAGAAGATACAGCATTAAATGAAATAGTAGATTTTATGAAACAAAAAAATATTAGACATGCAATAGTTATACGAAATAGTCTGCCATATGGAATAATTTCAGTAAGAGATATAGGTAAGGCTATCTTAGCTAAAAGAGATTTAAATAAAACTAAGGTAGGAGGATTCATGACATACAATGTATATAAGGTTACCCCAGACTCCACATTAGAAACTGCAAGATATTTAATGGCAGAGAAGAACATTGGTTACTTACCCGTAGTAGATTCAAGATCTACCTTAGGTAGCATAAGCGAAAGAGAATTATTAGCTGTACTTTCAATTTAA
- a CDS encoding DsbA family oxidoreductase produces the protein MLEIKFFHDVLCPFCFVATRRLLNVAKDYKDQVIVRHKSFMMISSLDDLKEIAPTVEDAREVFKNEFSILKKYIPDYDPDKVISKGKIGYVWSLPPQMACKAAEFQKGDEGHWLYYSKAQEKFFLEGEDITSDDVLIGIAEEVGLDIERFKKDFKSKKAKLAVIEDEEEAHAMGIRGVPAIVVNDKWLIRGVQSEDYYRQVIEDLLKNGEPKKIELKTYWEQ, from the coding sequence ATGTTAGAAATCAAATTCTTTCATGATGTATTATGTCCATTTTGCTTTGTAGCCACTAGAAGACTACTTAACGTAGCAAAGGACTATAAAGATCAAGTTATAGTTAGACATAAGTCATTTATGATGATATCTTCATTAGACGACCTTAAAGAAATTGCTCCTACAGTAGAGGATGCTAGAGAAGTTTTTAAAAATGAATTTTCTATTTTAAAAAAATATATACCAGATTATGATCCTGATAAAGTGATTAGTAAGGGCAAAATAGGTTATGTTTGGTCTCTTCCACCTCAAATGGCATGCAAAGCTGCAGAATTCCAGAAAGGCGATGAAGGACACTGGTTATATTATAGCAAAGCTCAAGAAAAGTTCTTCCTTGAAGGCGAAGATATAACGTCTGATGATGTACTAATAGGAATAGCAGAAGAAGTTGGTTTAGATATTGAAAGATTTAAAAAAGATTTTAAGTCAAAAAAAGCTAAACTTGCAGTTATAGAAGATGAAGAGGAAGCTCATGCTATGGGAATTAGGGGAGTTCCTGCAATAGTAGTTAATGATAAATGGTTAATTAGGGGCGTACAATCAGAAGATTATTATAGACAAGTTATTGAAGATTTGCTAAAGAATGGGGAGCCTAAAAAAATTGAATTAAAAACTTATTGGGAGCAATAA
- a CDS encoding CBS domain-containing protein: protein MKKVKDYMIVPVFQVEANTSLQEVCKLMLEKGIGSVLVTENGEPKGIFTDRDAVKAIASGYSPSDEVRIASTMGNLISVSSETDISEAVSLMIKNKIRHLPVKDEKGQVIGILSIVDASKAIEDIYK from the coding sequence ATGAAGAAAGTAAAAGATTATATGATAGTTCCAGTGTTTCAAGTTGAGGCTAATACTAGTTTACAAGAAGTTTGTAAGTTAATGCTAGAAAAAGGAATAGGATCAGTCTTAGTTACAGAAAACGGAGAGCCAAAGGGAATTTTCACAGATAGAGATGCGGTAAAAGCTATAGCGTCAGGCTATTCTCCTTCAGACGAAGTTAGAATAGCATCTACTATGGGCAATTTGATTTCAGTGTCCTCAGAAACTGATATCTCTGAAGCAGTTAGCCTCATGATAAAAAACAAGATAAGGCATCTTCCAGTTAAAGATGAAAAAGGTCAGGTAATAGGCATATTGTCTATAGTAGATGCTTCTAAAGCTATAGAAGATATATATAAATAA
- a CDS encoding class I SAM-dependent methyltransferase yields the protein MKIAELKDMNDNETSLHEAQKLIIIDGKKEEISLAYGRISNFQKVDFLISKNLLYGEINFLQYISDFIINGEKIVRKEDSKYIPCKYDLCIGNSEISSGILKENNIIFFYPFPFRENSISSVLVFEILDYDLMRELYRVMKKHGKLKVMVRDNFSGGLTAKDILKYIIKFKIDKISWENEYWIIDARKL from the coding sequence ATGAAGATTGCAGAACTAAAAGACATGAATGATAACGAGACATCATTGCATGAAGCACAAAAGCTTATTATTATAGATGGTAAAAAAGAAGAGATAAGTTTAGCTTATGGAAGAATTTCAAACTTTCAAAAAGTAGATTTTTTGATATCTAAAAATTTATTATATGGTGAAATAAATTTTTTACAATATATATCTGATTTTATAATAAATGGAGAGAAAATTGTAAGAAAAGAGGACTCTAAGTATATACCTTGTAAATATGATCTATGTATAGGTAATAGTGAAATTTCTTCTGGTATACTAAAAGAAAATAACATAATATTCTTTTATCCCTTTCCATTTAGAGAAAATAGTATTTCTTCTGTTTTAGTTTTTGAAATTCTAGACTATGATTTAATGCGTGAATTGTATAGAGTAATGAAAAAACATGGCAAATTAAAAGTGATGGTTAGAGATAACTTTTCTGGAGGACTTACGGCAAAGGATATATTAAAATATATTATAAAATTTAAAATAGATAAAATCTCATGGGAAAACGAATACTGGATAATAGATGCCAGAAAACTTTAG
- a CDS encoding acyl-CoA synthetase, with amino-acid sequence MALFWENENGEHKELTYTQLYEKVASFSNALKQLGFKKRDVATIYMPMIPEAMISMLSVARIGGIHNVVFAGFGEQALRERIVSSNSKVIITSDIGYRRGKEINYLNTVKNAIKNLKISIITVPRAGEALGYNFYDLLDAKYSEAEKTNSEDPLFILYTSGTTGKPKGVVHASGAYTVWAYFHVKWLFNFDQKSVFFSTPDIGWINGHSYSTYGPLLNNSTLLWYEGVPDYPDNLIWWKLIEKYHVTDVWIAPTALRLLMRYKTELKDINISSLRMIVSAGEILGEKTWKWLKELLGNVYVIETWGQTENSGFIASPGGFYIGGIYYKNGSVGHGLPGIDIAIYDDNCKELPPYSNGNIVVKSSAPAFMSSLWNDDERYKKYYEKCGVYYTGDYGYMDNDGYLYILGRSDDVIKVAGHRISPAEIENVVLQIPAIADVAIVGKSDELRGNVLAVFVSLKQGYIWSEDLEKEIRNTILNKFGKIAIIDKIYYVNKLPKTRTGKIMRRALRALVNGNEIGDISTLEEKEAIEELKSMLGDKNGK; translated from the coding sequence ATAGCTTTATTTTGGGAAAATGAAAACGGAGAGCATAAAGAATTAACTTATACTCAACTTTATGAAAAAGTAGCTTCTTTTTCTAACGCATTAAAACAATTAGGTTTCAAAAAGAGAGATGTAGCAACAATCTATATGCCTATGATACCAGAGGCAATGATTTCAATGCTTTCTGTAGCGAGAATTGGAGGCATACATAATGTAGTATTTGCAGGATTTGGAGAACAAGCATTAAGAGAAAGAATAGTTTCATCTAACTCAAAAGTTATTATAACATCAGATATAGGCTATAGAAGAGGAAAAGAAATAAACTACCTTAATACTGTTAAAAACGCAATAAAGAATCTAAAAATAAGTATAATTACAGTTCCTAGAGCAGGTGAAGCTTTAGGTTATAATTTCTATGACCTTTTAGACGCTAAGTATTCGGAAGCAGAAAAAACCAATTCTGAAGATCCATTATTTATCTTATATACATCCGGGACAACAGGAAAGCCGAAAGGTGTAGTTCATGCTTCTGGTGCATATACTGTTTGGGCATATTTTCACGTTAAATGGTTATTTAATTTTGATCAAAAAAGTGTATTTTTCTCTACTCCAGATATAGGATGGATAAATGGACATTCGTATAGTACGTATGGACCACTATTAAATAATTCTACCTTACTATGGTATGAGGGAGTTCCAGATTATCCAGATAATTTAATATGGTGGAAACTAATTGAAAAATATCACGTAACAGACGTTTGGATAGCTCCTACTGCATTAAGATTATTGATGAGATATAAAACTGAGCTTAAGGATATAAATATCTCAAGTCTTAGAATGATTGTTAGTGCTGGAGAAATATTAGGAGAAAAAACATGGAAATGGCTAAAAGAACTATTAGGTAATGTTTACGTTATAGAAACATGGGGACAAACCGAAAATAGTGGATTTATCGCTTCTCCAGGCGGTTTCTATATTGGAGGAATTTATTATAAGAATGGATCAGTCGGTCATGGATTACCAGGTATAGATATAGCTATATATGATGACAATTGTAAAGAATTACCACCTTATTCAAATGGTAATATTGTAGTAAAATCTTCTGCACCAGCTTTTATGTCATCCTTATGGAATGATGATGAAAGATATAAGAAATATTATGAAAAATGTGGAGTATATTATACTGGGGATTATGGTTATATGGATAATGATGGATATTTATATATTTTAGGAAGATCAGATGATGTAATTAAAGTTGCAGGACATAGAATAAGTCCTGCAGAAATAGAGAATGTAGTATTGCAAATTCCTGCAATAGCTGATGTTGCAATAGTAGGTAAATCAGACGAACTAAGAGGAAATGTATTAGCTGTATTTGTATCTTTAAAACAAGGATATATATGGTCAGAAGATTTAGAAAAGGAAATACGAAATACAATATTAAATAAATTTGGAAAAATTGCTATAATTGATAAAATATATTATGTTAATAAATTACCAAAAACTAGAACAGGGAAAATAATGAGAAGAGCATTAAGAGCTCTTGTAAACGGTAATGAAATTGGAGATATCTCTACATTAGAAGAGAAAGAAGCAATAGAAGAATTAAAATCTATGTTAGGTGATAAAAATGGAAAATAA
- a CDS encoding CoA transferase subunit A: MENKVVDIKDALSLIKEGDTITISGMSIHRNPIKFIQELINENIRNLNFVDREPGLGLELLLKNNVLKKVRVAMATLEWFGMLPSFREKIENGEVEILEDTCGAFIAGIRAGAFGVPFMPVRGIIGSDLVKLHEKANTWKVSLDPFSGEHIILVKAIKPDVAIIHVNKADKEGNAEIIGPVYEDELKARASNQVILTTEEIVDSRYFTKKRPNIYSEHVTAIVKIPRGAEPTSMYPLYDADYEKILSILGQA, translated from the coding sequence ATGGAAAATAAAGTAGTTGATATTAAAGACGCTTTATCGTTAATTAAAGAAGGAGATACTATAACAATAAGTGGAATGTCAATACATAGAAATCCAATAAAATTTATTCAAGAGCTAATCAATGAAAATATACGAAATCTGAATTTCGTAGATAGAGAACCTGGCTTAGGTTTAGAATTATTGCTTAAAAATAATGTTCTTAAAAAAGTGAGAGTAGCTATGGCTACGTTAGAGTGGTTTGGAATGCTACCATCATTTAGAGAAAAGATAGAAAATGGAGAAGTAGAAATTTTAGAAGACACTTGTGGAGCATTTATTGCAGGAATAAGAGCAGGAGCTTTTGGTGTACCGTTTATGCCAGTAAGAGGGATAATAGGTTCTGATTTGGTAAAACTTCATGAAAAAGCTAACACGTGGAAAGTTTCTCTTGATCCATTTTCTGGCGAGCATATAATCTTAGTTAAGGCAATAAAACCAGACGTAGCAATAATTCACGTAAATAAGGCAGATAAAGAAGGAAATGCAGAAATTATTGGTCCAGTATATGAAGATGAACTTAAAGCTAGAGCTTCTAACCAAGTAATACTTACTACAGAGGAAATAGTAGATTCCAGATATTTTACTAAGAAGAGACCTAATATATATTCCGAGCATGTAACAGCTATAGTAAAAATTCCAAGGGGAGCTGAACCTACTAGCATGTACCCTCTATATGATGCTGATTATGAAAAAATACTTAGTATTCTAGGGCAAGCCTAA
- a CDS encoding CoA-transferase encodes MIDHVIKAIAQLIQDKERVYVGLNSIPALIGSFMARDFYKKDIKILGVAEAYNPDKIEISPSTGSPFFIEGSSILPTTEAFDLAQKGKLDVMFLGPVQIDEETNVNLSVIGDYNSPKVRLPGGAATAYILPLVKKGILWNLRHSKSSLVKKVDFITGTSKFSNNKIFVVTNLGVLNYCREEKKWYVNYVYPWSNFEIIRDNTAFSVYPKISGIIDINEEEKKFIQSVDPYNLRLALEY; translated from the coding sequence ATGATTGATCACGTCATTAAAGCTATAGCTCAATTAATTCAAGATAAAGAACGAGTATATGTAGGACTAAACTCTATTCCTGCATTAATAGGATCTTTTATGGCAAGAGATTTTTATAAAAAGGATATCAAAATACTTGGCGTAGCTGAAGCATATAATCCTGATAAAATTGAGATATCTCCTTCTACTGGAAGTCCATTCTTTATAGAGGGAAGTAGCATATTACCTACAACAGAGGCTTTTGATTTAGCTCAAAAAGGAAAATTAGATGTAATGTTTCTTGGTCCAGTTCAAATTGATGAAGAAACTAACGTTAACCTATCAGTTATAGGAGACTATAATTCACCTAAAGTTAGATTACCTGGCGGAGCAGCAACAGCGTATATTCTTCCTTTAGTCAAGAAAGGAATATTATGGAATCTTAGGCATTCAAAGAGTTCATTAGTTAAGAAAGTTGATTTCATTACTGGCACATCAAAGTTCTCAAATAATAAAATATTCGTCGTAACTAATCTAGGTGTATTAAATTATTGCAGAGAAGAGAAAAAGTGGTATGTTAATTACGTTTATCCATGGAGTAACTTCGAAATTATAAGAGATAATACAGCATTTAGTGTATATCCAAAAATATCTGGAATAATAGATATTAATGAGGAAGAAAAGAAATTTATCCAAAGTGTAGATCCATATAATCTTAGGCTTGCCCTAGAATACTAA
- the trm10 gene encoding tRNA (adenine(9)-N1)-methyltransferase Trm10 has translation MILANILANFLKERNIKEVYVRKLKKKPFLQRLAVNILLNDLKLIEKENYGKEISDELNIKLYSGKGNYRTKYEISNLGEEITLDYPKYPVFIIDLSLWNRHLDEDKNKLLIQLGCSLNTIRNYLWDYNLVINNFPEKGSLFNFKNKIRYNVEPSSENTIVLNPYGEIEANEDLIRKTKYFIIGGIVDRSGWKNATTELSRIAKYDSFPQVKITLRGSVIGVPDRINKIIEIILKVISGKKLEDAILETQSNADKFSRLIMEANRGNLNEAIDFLKPNDKVLNRLKKSTHQ, from the coding sequence ATGATACTTGCTAATATACTAGCAAACTTTCTTAAGGAAAGGAATATTAAAGAAGTTTATGTTAGAAAATTAAAGAAAAAGCCGTTTTTACAAAGATTGGCCGTTAATATTTTATTAAACGATTTAAAACTTATTGAAAAGGAAAATTACGGAAAAGAAATTTCTGATGAACTTAATATTAAATTGTATTCTGGAAAAGGAAATTACAGAACAAAGTATGAAATTTCTAACCTAGGAGAAGAAATAACTTTAGATTATCCTAAATATCCAGTCTTTATAATAGACCTTAGTTTATGGAATAGACATTTAGACGAGGATAAAAATAAACTTTTAATTCAATTAGGATGCTCTTTAAATACCATAAGAAATTATTTATGGGATTATAATTTAGTTATAAACAATTTTCCGGAAAAAGGTTCCTTGTTTAATTTTAAGAATAAAATAAGATATAATGTTGAACCTTCTTCAGAGAATACAATAGTATTAAATCCATATGGCGAAATAGAAGCTAATGAAGATCTGATAAGAAAAACTAAGTATTTTATCATAGGAGGAATCGTGGACAGATCAGGATGGAAAAATGCTACTACTGAACTAAGTAGAATTGCTAAGTATGATTCCTTCCCTCAGGTAAAGATAACTTTGAGAGGAAGTGTAATTGGCGTGCCTGATAGAATAAATAAAATTATAGAAATTATATTAAAGGTAATTTCTGGTAAGAAATTAGAAGATGCTATATTAGAAACTCAAAGTAATGCAGATAAGTTTTCTCGATTAATTATGGAGGCAAATAGAGGAAATCTAAATGAGGCAATAGATTTTCTTAAGCCAAACGATAAAGTACTAAATAGGTTAAAAAAATCTACTCATCAATAA
- a CDS encoding VWA domain-containing protein: MTISLKIKTSHNYISNKDNTEVGLSIYVVPENASTASNIRYIIAIDNSPSMKGDKFNTAISSAVSLLSKIPPSQQVIVILFSNHPEIIYQGYGGKNEELENKLQNLEFGGTTRFHETIRKIIEITSDGIPTKAILLTDGKPKDKGNVKDYEALQIPPNLSFISIGIGRDYNEIILKSLADKTAGFFYHIEDPSQLPLILEEQKSSDVFATNFALQVPNNFSPLNYDLPINIPVVDRLLAIYGTIIIPPGNDNYQITFVARYQDPVDNQIKTLTYNLTFYRTENKELITSNINRDVLAEIRYYRLLKEYGELVQRGKDTTRVTRELMQVAEETRKASLIEATQKLTGDPKTDLSEVTKKMRSS, translated from the coding sequence ATGACTATATCACTAAAAATTAAAACGTCTCATAATTATATAAGTAATAAAGATAATACTGAAGTAGGACTTTCTATATATGTAGTTCCAGAAAACGCTTCTACAGCGTCTAATATAAGATATATAATAGCTATAGATAACAGCCCATCAATGAAAGGGGATAAGTTCAATACTGCAATATCTTCTGCTGTTTCGCTCTTATCTAAGATTCCGCCTTCTCAGCAAGTTATCGTGATATTATTTTCAAATCATCCTGAGATCATTTATCAAGGTTATGGAGGAAAAAATGAGGAATTAGAAAATAAATTGCAAAATTTAGAATTTGGTGGAACTACAAGATTTCATGAAACTATAAGAAAAATAATAGAAATTACTAGCGACGGAATACCAACTAAGGCAATATTGCTGACTGATGGAAAGCCAAAAGATAAGGGAAATGTTAAGGATTACGAAGCTCTACAGATACCACCTAATTTAAGTTTCATTTCTATTGGTATAGGTAGAGATTATAATGAGATTATTTTGAAAAGCCTAGCTGATAAAACAGCAGGATTCTTCTATCATATTGAAGATCCATCTCAACTTCCTTTAATTTTAGAAGAACAAAAGAGTTCAGATGTATTTGCAACTAATTTTGCTCTACAAGTTCCTAATAACTTTTCCCCATTAAATTATGATTTACCAATAAATATACCAGTAGTAGATAGGTTACTAGCTATCTATGGTACCATCATAATTCCTCCAGGTAATGATAACTATCAAATTACATTTGTAGCGAGATACCAAGACCCAGTAGATAATCAAATAAAAACGCTAACATATAATTTAACGTTCTATAGGACTGAAAATAAAGAATTAATTACTTCTAATATTAATAGAGACGTTTTAGCAGAGATAAGATACTATAGACTTCTAAAGGAATATGGAGAATTAGTACAAAGAGGTAAGGATACTACAAGAGTAACTAGAGAATTAATGCAAGTAGCAGAGGAGACTAGGAAGGCTAGCCTTATTGAAGCTACACAAAAACTTACAGGTGATCCAAAGACAGATTTATCAGAAGTTACTAAGAAAATGAGATCATCATGA
- a CDS encoding FHA domain-containing protein yields the protein MTWKCPYCGYENSDDANFCINCGAKKPEMNQQPQSSVETQPTVASEENAQTMPEANPGEPIATASNNANAISDQSTGQPQEGQGIVAESQGQSSQGAAVEEQVQPVDQQEAQSTQQTVEQTNQPPAQQETASKYYILFIATPATALNKSKVPLDFDIFENISIGRSPENVIVIPDPEVSRRHAIISLEGGKLYIEDLNSTNGTYIYDGKIFNPVKGKIEIQAGSLIKLGNNTIIRLVTE from the coding sequence ATGACATGGAAATGCCCATATTGTGGTTATGAAAATTCAGATGATGCTAATTTTTGCATAAATTGTGGTGCCAAAAAACCAGAAATGAATCAACAACCTCAATCAAGTGTAGAAACACAACCAACAGTTGCATCTGAAGAAAACGCACAAACTATGCCAGAAGCCAATCCTGGAGAACCTATAGCTACTGCTTCAAATAATGCAAATGCTATATCAGATCAATCTACAGGTCAACCTCAAGAAGGACAAGGTATAGTAGCAGAAAGTCAAGGGCAGTCTTCTCAAGGTGCAGCAGTAGAGGAACAAGTCCAGCCAGTAGATCAACAAGAAGCTCAATCAACTCAACAAACCGTTGAGCAAACTAATCAGCCCCCTGCCCAGCAGGAAACAGCTAGTAAATATTATATTTTATTTATTGCAACTCCAGCTACTGCATTAAATAAGAGTAAAGTTCCTTTGGATTTTGATATATTTGAAAATATTTCTATTGGAAGAAGTCCAGAGAATGTTATAGTAATACCAGATCCAGAAGTTTCTAGAAGACATGCGATAATATCGTTAGAAGGAGGGAAACTGTATATTGAAGATTTGAATAGTACTAATGGAACATATATTTATGATGGAAAAATATTTAACCCAGTTAAAGGGAAAATTGAAATTCAAGCTGGTAGTCTAATAAAATTAGGAAATAATACAATAATACGATTAGTGACTGAATAA